In one window of Massilibacterium senegalense DNA:
- a CDS encoding twin-arginine translocase TatA/TatE family subunit has protein sequence MSLGFGEIFLIVMVALLIFGPKKLPELGRAAGQTLREFKQATHGIISDDEDTKKTK, from the coding sequence GTGTCATTAGGATTTGGTGAAATCTTTTTAATTGTAATGGTAGCATTATTAATTTTTGGACCAAAAAAATTGCCGGAGTTAGGTCGTGCTGCAGGACAGACATTGCGGGAATTTAAACAAGCGACGCATGGGATTATATCTGATGATGAAGATACAAAAAAAACAAAATAA
- a CDS encoding hemolysin family protein: MLITNILIIIILIILTAFFVATEFAIVKVRKSRIDQLAEDGNTNVQAVQRVLENLDGYLSACQLGITVTALGLGWLGEPTVERLLHPLFEWMNLPEGVNKTLSFAVAFFLVTFLHVVLGELAPKTFAIQKAEAISLIVAKPIIFFAKVMYPFIWLLNGSAILLTRMLGLKSAKEHEAVHSEDELRLLLSDSLEGGEINQSEYKYVTNIFEFDNRIAKEIMVPRTEITAFYEGTSLDECFEIMKNEKYTRYPIAKGDKDNIIGLVNFKEVLTGYISNKNASLHDFIRPIIQVIETIPIQDLLVQMQRERIHMAILVDEYGGTAGLVTVEDILEEIVGEIRDEFDFDEQPMIQKFDSSTTVLDGKVLISEVNDLFGLDLDDSELDTIGGWVLAEDVDADVGSVLPYENVTFEVMETEGHQIKKVKVTKKIIPQP; encoded by the coding sequence GTGCTTATTACTAATATATTAATTATTATTATCTTGATCATTTTAACGGCTTTTTTCGTTGCAACCGAATTCGCAATTGTGAAAGTCCGAAAATCAAGAATTGATCAACTGGCTGAAGACGGAAATACAAATGTTCAAGCAGTACAACGAGTTTTAGAAAATCTTGACGGATATTTATCTGCTTGTCAATTAGGAATTACGGTAACAGCTCTAGGGCTTGGGTGGTTAGGTGAACCTACTGTTGAACGATTACTTCATCCTTTATTCGAATGGATGAACTTACCGGAAGGTGTAAATAAAACATTATCTTTTGCTGTTGCTTTCTTTTTAGTTACCTTTTTACATGTCGTTTTAGGTGAATTAGCTCCGAAAACTTTTGCGATTCAAAAAGCAGAAGCTATTAGTTTAATCGTAGCAAAACCGATTATTTTTTTCGCTAAAGTAATGTATCCATTTATCTGGTTATTAAATGGTTCCGCCATTTTATTAACAAGGATGTTGGGATTAAAATCAGCGAAAGAACACGAAGCGGTTCATTCAGAAGATGAATTGCGATTACTTTTATCTGACAGTCTAGAAGGCGGGGAAATTAATCAATCAGAATATAAATATGTAACAAATATTTTTGAATTTGATAATCGTATTGCAAAAGAAATCATGGTTCCGCGTACAGAAATTACAGCATTTTATGAAGGCACATCGCTTGATGAATGTTTTGAAATCATGAAAAATGAAAAATATACACGTTATCCTATTGCAAAAGGAGATAAAGATAACATTATCGGCTTAGTGAACTTTAAAGAAGTACTTACCGGGTATATTTCGAATAAAAATGCTTCATTACATGACTTCATCCGTCCAATTATTCAAGTAATTGAAACGATTCCTATTCAGGATTTACTTGTTCAAATGCAACGAGAACGGATTCATATGGCTATTTTAGTTGATGAATACGGTGGAACAGCTGGGCTTGTAACAGTAGAAGATATTTTAGAAGAAATTGTTGGAGAAATTCGTGATGAATTTGATTTTGACGAACAACCGATGATTCAAAAGTTTGATTCTTCCACAACCGTTTTAGATGGAAAAGTTCTTATTTCTGAAGTAAACGATTTATTCGGTTTAGATTTGGACGACTCCGAACTTGATACAATCGGTGGTTGGGTATTGGCAGAAGACGTTGATGCAGATGTCGGTTCAGTGCTTCCATACGAAAATGTTACATTTGAGGTAATGGAAACAGAAGGGCATCAAATAAAAAAAGTAAAAGTAACAAAAAAAATCATCCCTCAACCTTGA
- a CDS encoding TrkH family potassium uptake protein, with protein sequence MRRQQTVKHVQNKTLPFSPPQVLALSFFLLVMIGTMVLKLPFATKMPVSWLDALFTAMSAATVTGLNVVDTGTTYTYFGQFVILALIQVGGLGIMSFALLIFITLGRKIGVKQTIIFREALNQTSFQTILPLVKSLFWFSMIVECSVAVVLLFRFVPDYGWIKGSYYSIFHSISAFNNAGFSPFPTNLVSYVGDPIVMIAITTAIILGGLGFPVVMDMLEKRKFRKLMIHSKLMIIGTIFLNLFAMITLFFLEYTNPQTLQSLHSLSDKLWAAYFQSVTLRTAGFNTIDIQSVTESSAILMIALMFIGAGSTSTGGGIKLTTFIVILLSVITFIKGKKEPVIFQRSIKESVIYRSLAISAVSMMFIFIAQFILGITEKVSYLRILFEVVSAFGTVGLSMNVTPELSSIGRIIIIFLMYIGKIGPLTLIYSLTKQDDRNKANIHYPEGDIFTG encoded by the coding sequence ATGAGACGACAACAAACTGTAAAACATGTACAAAATAAAACATTACCATTTAGTCCACCGCAAGTTTTAGCGTTAAGTTTTTTCTTGTTAGTGATGATAGGAACGATGGTATTAAAATTACCGTTTGCAACGAAAATGCCTGTTTCCTGGTTAGATGCATTATTTACGGCTATGAGTGCAGCGACGGTGACAGGATTAAATGTAGTAGATACCGGAACAACATATACTTACTTCGGACAGTTCGTTATTTTAGCACTGATTCAAGTTGGTGGTTTAGGAATTATGTCGTTTGCTTTATTAATTTTTATCACGTTAGGAAGAAAGATAGGGGTAAAGCAAACGATTATTTTTCGTGAAGCACTAAATCAAACGTCTTTTCAAACGATTTTACCGTTAGTAAAAAGTTTATTTTGGTTTTCTATGATTGTTGAATGTAGTGTAGCGGTAGTACTACTTTTTCGCTTTGTTCCGGATTATGGTTGGATAAAAGGGAGTTATTATAGCATCTTTCATAGCATTTCTGCTTTTAATAATGCAGGATTTTCCCCTTTTCCAACCAATCTAGTAAGCTATGTAGGGGATCCTATTGTAATGATAGCCATTACGACTGCGATTATTTTAGGAGGACTTGGTTTTCCGGTTGTAATGGATATGTTGGAAAAAAGAAAGTTTAGAAAATTAATGATTCATTCTAAGTTAATGATTATTGGTACAATATTTCTTAATTTGTTTGCGATGATTACATTGTTTTTTTTAGAATATACGAATCCACAAACGTTACAATCACTTCATTCTTTAAGTGATAAATTATGGGCTGCTTATTTTCAATCGGTAACGTTGCGGACAGCTGGATTTAATACAATTGACATTCAAAGTGTGACAGAATCTTCTGCAATTTTGATGATTGCGCTTATGTTTATCGGTGCTGGTAGTACATCTACGGGCGGGGGGATTAAGCTCACGACGTTTATCGTTATTTTGTTAAGTGTGATTACTTTTATTAAAGGAAAAAAAGAGCCTGTGATTTTTCAACGTTCGATTAAAGAAAGTGTGATATATCGTTCGTTAGCCATAAGTGCTGTTAGTATGATGTTTATTTTTATCGCACAATTTATTTTAGGAATAACAGAGAAGGTAAGTTATTTACGCATTTTATTTGAAGTGGTATCTGCCTTTGGGACGGTCGGATTATCTATGAACGTAACGCCAGAATTATCGTCTATTGGACGGATTATTATTATATTTCTGATGTATATTGGAAAAATTGGACCATTGACGCTAATCTATTCGTTAACAAAACAAGACGACAGGAACAAAGCGAATATTCATTATCCAGAAGGGGATATCTTTACTGGATAA
- a CDS encoding potassium channel family protein has protein sequence MKKQIAVIGLGRFGGTVCEELQKLGVEVLAVDTNEQKVNEYVSIATHAVTAQGTDEKALEALGIRNFDCVIVAIGDDLQASILTTLLLKEQGVKEVWVKAKNDYHDRVLRKIGADRIIHPERDMGEKIAQYILSDNIMDFIELSPEYSIVEVVAMKRVIGKTLATLDFRAKYGCNIIAIKRNDKMIVSPTADEVIKEDDLLVVIGANKDIARLRREG, from the coding sequence ATGAAAAAGCAAATTGCAGTCATCGGTTTAGGTCGTTTTGGCGGGACCGTGTGCGAGGAACTACAAAAATTAGGCGTAGAAGTATTAGCGGTTGATACCAATGAACAAAAAGTAAATGAATATGTTTCGATTGCTACGCATGCTGTTACGGCGCAAGGAACAGACGAAAAAGCGTTAGAAGCATTAGGTATTCGCAATTTTGATTGTGTCATTGTCGCAATTGGAGATGATTTGCAAGCTAGTATTTTAACAACTTTATTATTAAAAGAGCAAGGGGTGAAAGAAGTTTGGGTAAAAGCAAAAAATGATTACCATGATAGAGTCTTGCGTAAAATTGGTGCAGATAGGATTATCCATCCTGAACGGGATATGGGAGAAAAAATTGCGCAGTATATTTTATCTGATAACATTATGGATTTTATTGAACTTTCCCCTGAATATAGCATTGTAGAAGTAGTTGCAATGAAACGTGTAATAGGAAAAACCCTAGCAACATTAGATTTTCGGGCTAAATATGGATGCAATATTATTGCCATTAAACGAAATGATAAAATGATTGTTTCACCAACAGCGGATGAAGTAATCAAAGAGGATGATCTGTTAGTCGTCATAGGAGCAAATAAAGATATTGCACGATTACGTCGAGAAGGATAA